The genomic DNA ggtccaccggaaggggagggacttcgcctctctctACAACTTGCcatcaaaacaaagaaaagtgaAATCATGAAGTCAGTTGGCCAAAATAAAGAGCTATTTCTCAAATCTGGTACTGCCGTATTTTTTTCCAGGACTAGCTCTGCTTGCAAACACTACTGTCGAAGATGTGTAAACCTACCGCAGCATCCTGTTGGTTGTTATTCACCCTCAGAGCATCGACCACCTCCTTCTCATCGAACCCCATCTCCATCAATGCAATGACAgcctgcagaaataaaaaagaaaaagactctGTGTTTAGTTGAAGAACATACACAGTCACAGTCCTATGGAGCCTGGCAGGTGTCTTGGGGAAACACACAATTTGTGTGCAGTGAAAGAAGAAGCTGGGAATAAGTGTTGCAACCACCAGTTTTGTTGGAAGATGGCATTTTGATCACTTTCCTATTTTTGGAGCTACTGGGGAGCAGTGTTCCTTCCAGAGGTACATTAAGCTCTACAATTAGGGAAATTAGAACAACGTGATATGAAAACCCCATGACTAAACCCACTAACACTTTCCATCCATGAGAGCACATTTCAATAATCTCTGTATCTAAAGCTGGAACTAAAActaaaggttccttcagcccactgttgtctgcattTCAACCGCAGTGcaaagacctgcgaagattcAGCAAATTAGTCcactgacgtatgaaaaagcaacatgacatgggacgagggctgctggtgggcGCAGGGATAAACACACTCAGCAGCCTGGAGTTCAGTGTGCtcgcctgtttcatctaaaataacatgatggagaaaaaaaagttaggttttgtctcactgcgacgatatttactgatgcaccgtggatgtaataaatgaaatgcagcggaggaaaatgaaaataagagcaTCTGTCTCCACAATTCCAGTCCTAAGTACCGTATGCTAGACTGTGCAGTTGCAGAAAGCAAGTCATTTCACAGTTATCACAGCTGCATCTGGTAAAAATTAATTCAAGATCTTGGAGCTGTCTTGCATCTGCTCTGTCTGTAGAATTTGATAAATAGCATCTTCCTACAAAATACAGAGTAATGGAAAGCTCCAAGCTGAGTTATATACAAGGAAGTACTAGTCAAAGCTCCGACAGGATAAAGCCACCCACTCTAGAGTCCGGTCTGAACTCCCGTTTCCTGCGGATCCTCTTGAAGATCTCTGTGAGCTCGTCCTGCCTGCTGCTCTCTTCTGTGCTCGACTGGCTGGAGAGGCTGCGGAGGAGGTTGGGACCGGAGGCTGACGCTGAGGCTGacgctgaggctgaggctgaggctgaggctgtgGCTgaagctgaggctgaggctgaggctgaagctgaggctgaggctgaggctgaagctgaggctgaggctgagggGCCTGGTGTGGCGGCAGCTGTGGCGGCAGCCGTGGCTCCTGCTGCCCCAGAGGAGTCATTGCCAGGTATGGGCGCGTCTACGGTGGGGTCATCCACATGCTCGATAAGCCACTCCATCGCCTGGGTGACTGACATGCTGCAGAAAGAAAGGATGAGATGTGAAAAAAAGGGTCTCTTTTCAAGATAAATGCTGTAGACATAATCCAAATAGTTTGTCTCATCATCAGTTGTGAGTGATTTAACCGACTCCGACTTACTGGTTCAATCTCAGAGCTTTGATGGCTCTGCTCTCAGGGAAACCCATCTCAGTGAGCTGCTGAAGGGCTGTTTCATCCACTCggtcctcttcatcttcatccaaCATCGCTacaagacacagaaacacaaagagatCAGAGAACTGAAATGAAGGGTTGGGCAATATGTGTGAAATGTCTACAACAATAAACACCCAGATCTATTTTCCCAGCAACAACACATATCAAAATATGGCTCAGATATGTAAAGGAAATAATCTAAATGAGGTTCACTGCATTGAGCTCAATGGCAAAAATTAAAACAGTAcataaagacagaaaatataTCTCACTACCTCATTTTGTCAGAGaatagaatatatattttttcaatttagAGAAGAGGCTGAGTGATTCGCACTGTTGCTTCACAGCAGCCAGCTGTGGcctttctgaatggagtttgcatgttattCCAAACTCTGTCGGTAAACTttgggtgctcaggtttctgcTCACATGCCAACTAGAAACCCTGTGCTGCCCTTAGACgtcaatgtgtttgtgttgtaataCACAGCCGACTTGTCCAGGGTGTGCTGAGGTTAGCTACAGACCCCACAATCCTTTATAGGCATATCATAGAGCGttaaaggggcagtgtgtaGGTTTTGGTTGCATCTagaactgagtacccctccgctcactcctccctttccaagactgcggtaacgtgagccgccgaggtcaaaaccgtggtaacgccgttcacctcactcagaggtcatcctcaccataataacactactttaggagcaacgtgTTGgatagggctgacccaaatgcttcaaagcttcgactgtggccatggtattcgacctccaaataactattcgaatgcttagttttttaaatctttttatattttatatataagtatgtaataataatgtataaatccccaaatgctcatgaaataaggaataatcccacaacattattcatatttaacatacattattattagttattttcagACAGATATCCctctttgttgtgtgtagaggtgcgtgtagGTGTagtagtgcagcagcagcactgaaacgggggagatgaagacagacagaccgtAGAACATGTCAGCGTGCTGCACCGTGTTAATCCTCAAAGCTTCGAGTatcttcaaatatttctcactgcCCTGTcagagaactactactactggccttcaggtaatgttaATATGTggaaggctctctctagagccagtgtttggtttgtctgttctgggctacaatagaaacatggcggagcaacatggcggacttcatgatgaggacccgctccctatgtagatataaacactaaggtaacgaaaacacactgattcatagtttcaggttattatacactaaagaaaatatacctATTAATagtattttacatttctgtagatcaacaatagatcccccgaaatggtacacactggccctttaataaATGgatatattaatacatttttgccCTGTTTTAACAAACAATGTCTTCTCCCGATCCTAACTTTCCTGACTTTGAAACAGTTTAGAGGGATTGTAAGCTTTACCATTGGCCTTTTTGAAAAGTTCAACAGCATCCGGGTTCAAGGCAAGAAGCTTCTGGGCAACTTCAATGAGAGAAACCAGGATTTTTCTTAGCTCCGTCTGAAACtggaacaacacaaacacacaaaacgtAACATAAATCAATAACATCTTTACCACACTGCCAAATTTGTAATGGTATGAAAATTCAGCTGAATCCATTCCACCAAAAGCCTTACATCTCTGATGTTATGCTGGGTAACAGTGCGGTCAGTGTGGCGGGTGGACAGGTTGCCGGTGGCTTTCAGAATTGCATCTTTGTCTGGAGCCTTGTTATCTTGTTTCTTCTGTGACAAAAAGGCGACAAAGGGAGACGATTAAAAGCAGGCAAAATAAAGACACCACATTTGGCGcagaatttaaaaatattgataaagaaatgctttcagttcagttttaagGAAATCATAAGTTGATTACCTTTTCATCTGTACTAACTTCTGCCATCTTGGGAGGCGTTGGTGGCGGTCTTTTCTTTATGAGCAGCAAAACCTCTACAACAGATATGAAACATGGTCAGACCGTGGAAAACAGTGTAGGGTTGTTGTCGGAATCCCCAAACTTGTCAAATAGGGTGTTACGTACCTTTATCTTTGAGATTTTCATCAGCGACAGTTTTAGTGTCTGTGAGGACTCTCTCTGTAGCAGCATGTATGAGTTTATGGTGGGTAAGTGTTTTGGGGTCTTCTAGACTTCCGTGCACATACTGTAAACCAAGAACAATGTAAAAGCATCtcagaaataaaaagcaaacaaTTTCAATTAATCATAAAGTctagaaaatggtaaaaaaaaaaaaacatcttcaaattgtGTTTTTAGTTGTTTGACAAACAGGGCAAAACCTGAAAGTATAAATATCAGGGCTGTCggagttaacacgataataacacgttaacgtgtTCGCTTTAACGCCACCTgcaatttttagattgtagttggctcagttttaaagctagaaagaagatgctggtatcatatgaaactagaaaacctatggaatccattggtaccatgtcatactagcttggcgcaaaagaggctaaataacgctccaaacttacactaaattttgaagaagaaaaactggtatggccattttcaaaaaggtcccctgacctctgacctcaagatatgtgaatgaaaatgggttctatgggtacccacaagtctcagctttacagacatgcccactttatgataatcacatccagttttgggacaagtcatagtcaagtcagcacactgacacactgacagctgtagctgcctgttgggcttgagttcgCCGTGTTATACTTttagcatattttctatgctaaatgcagtacctgagagggtttctggacaatatttgtcaaagtttttctgttgttaattgatttccaataataaatatatacatacatttgcacaaagcaagcatatttgcccactcccatgttgataagagtattaaatacttctcATCTCatcatatcattgtaaattaaaaatccattggtcagacaaaaacaaaacatttgaaaaccTAACCTGGGACTCCAGTGACAAgtagttttatgttttatagAGTAAACTATTACTTTAAAAGGCACTTAATCAACTAGTTGATTCAGCACTAAAAGGTAGATGGAATAAAATAGTTAAGAAAAGCCTGTAACATGATAATAAACTTCATCATGATGTCTGTGCCCATGTGTGTGATGTTACACAACATTGTGTCATTGAATCTGTACATTTCCCCATGTTGTCATGAGAAACAAACATTAGACTATCACTTGAGGTTATGCTATAGGCCATAGAAGGAGAAGTGTAATAATAGACAGTAAAGCAGCATGGCTCTCAGGCTAGCCACTGGGCAAAAGGGGGCAGGTTGTTAGCTGTGCTCTCACTGCAGCCTGAGTGAGCCTGAAACAGAGCTACACTTCTGCACCAAATgtgagaaatataaaaacatcagggaaatatatttttaaaaaaaatgaatttaagaACTAAAGGTTTTCTACAGCTCTCAGATGAAGATAAATGATCCGTCCTACTGCTACTAGGAGCTTTGAGCTGGAACAAAGTCTGTCTGTGGAACAAACTGCCTCTCCACATCAGATCTGCTCCCTCTACAGAGTGTTTCAAAGCACAGCTTAAgacccacctcttttctttggcttttgaatgtacttgaattgtgatgactaattggccttttataatgctcattataacagtcttttactcatggattttaacttgtttctgtctgtggatgtgtgagattttgttgtctgctctgttgacctgtttttattctgcctatgtctgtaaagcactttggtcagctcatgttgttttaaatgtgctatagaaataaatttgacttgacttgacttgctgCCTGCCATACactgagggacagggacatAAATTGAGGGACAGGGACATAAACTGAGGGACATGGACAGCTGTCTGcaccttgttgttgtttgattgtttgttAATTTGCTTCGTTTCCTGTTGATATCGTTGTtccaattgattgattgaaaattattttattttattgatgttaATGAAATGTAACTATTGTACATTTTCATCATTTGAATATGCTTTGGCAATATGTATAATGCCAATAAAGCCATTTGAAAATAGAGATGTGGGGGCAGCCAACCTGCTAAATTATAAATAGCAAGGTCTACCCAGTTACTATAAATACAAAGCCAGtgacactgacactgacagTTTATACACAGAGAGGGGGTATGGTGGACTCACAAACACCCCCCAGGCAGAGGAGTGACAAGACAAGACACAAGACATAAACAACAACCCCCCAAAAACACCTACATGTTTCAAGCACTTCTCCTTCAGTTTCTCCACAGTGGTGTCTTCAGTGACCTCCTCCAGCCACTCAGCGCCGTCCATGGTGCAGATGTGTATTTTCAACACTTTCCCTGCGAATATCTTCTCCTCCTGGACGAACATAGCTGCAGCAATAGAGAGTTAAAGAGTACCAGTCCAGTCCAGTGACGTTAGCTTAGCCTAGCAGCGGTTGCTATGAGAGCTAGcgtgctaacgttagctcccaGCTAGCCCCGTCGTTTCGTTCAGTAGATAAATCCGCCGACAACACAGCAACGATTAGCTGAGGGCCATCTTCGTGTTTCTCCGCCAGTTTTCGCTGCGGTGGCAACCCGAttaaaatgttcagtgaccaCCAAGTTGTTTATTATTCCCAGCGAACACAACAAGCAGCCAAGCCAGCCAGCAAGTACCCTATTTTTACTGTAAtgtttgaactttgaacttcaACGGTGCTCTACGACCCCGGTGCATCATGGGAGTCGTAGTTCTTTTTTGAGTCCAAGGCTATTTCCATGGATAAAAACACACTAATGATAAGACCAATAACAAGTGCAATGTCAGCATCTAAGATATTTCCTTCAGACCTCCAGAGACCCCAGACCTCCAGGGACCTCCAGAGCCCCAGGCCTCCAGGAACCCCAGACCTCCAGGAACCCCAGACCTCCAGGGGCCCCAGATGTACCTGGCTCACTGTGTGTCAACTAGAAATATGATTTTGTCAATGAAATATGTGATTAACGATTTCTCATAATTATACAcaatattttttggacaatgTCTAACCTTATAGATTAAATTGAGCCACATTTTGACTGTTTTGagtgctttctttcttttagactAGTCCACTAGTCTAAGTTTAAACTTCTGTTTAAATGTCAGGGAAAGCAtcaatccaaaacccaaagatattcagctaaaatgatttaaaagagAGATGAACAGAAACTCCTCATACCATTCACGTGCATTCCCCCAGACATCTAGGAACCCCAGACCTCCAGGGACCCCAGACCTCCAGGAATATGCACCACTACAGCACAATATCACCTGACACAATAAGGACCATTATCGTTaatctgactttaaaaacacactaaTAATAAGGCTAACAACAAGTGCAATGTCAGCATCTAAAATATTCCCTTAACCTGTGATAAGCAAGGATGGATTACCATTCACCTGCATTTCCCCAGACCTCCAGGAACCCCAGACCCCCAGGGACCCCAGACCTCCAGGAACCCCAGACCTCCAGGTACCCCAGACCTCCAGGGAGGTttaataaatttgttttaacgccaataatttctttaacacatt from Sebastes fasciatus isolate fSebFas1 chromosome 6, fSebFas1.pri, whole genome shotgun sequence includes the following:
- the ubac1 gene encoding ubiquitin-associated domain-containing protein 1, which gives rise to MFVQEEKIFAGKVLKIHICTMDGAEWLEEVTEDTTVEKLKEKCLKHYVHGSLEDPKTLTHHKLIHAATERVLTDTKTVADENLKDKEVLLLIKKRPPPTPPKMAEVSTDEKKKQDNKAPDKDAILKATGNLSTRHTDRTVTQHNIRDFQTELRKILVSLIEVAQKLLALNPDAVELFKKANAMLDEDEEDRVDETALQQLTEMGFPESRAIKALRLNHMSVTQAMEWLIEHVDDPTVDAPIPGNDSSGAAGATAAATAAATPGPSASASASASASASASASASASASATASASASASASASASASGPNLLRSLSSQSSTEESSRQDELTEIFKRIRRKREFRPDSRAVIALMEMGFDEKEVVDALRVNNNQQDAACEWLLGDRKPSPEDLDKGIDTNSPLFQAILENPVVQLGLTNPKTLLAFEDMLENPLNSTQWMNDPETGPVMLQISRIFQTLNRT